A genomic window from Chrysoperla carnea chromosome 3, inChrCarn1.1, whole genome shotgun sequence includes:
- the LOC123294610 gene encoding sodium-independent sulfate anion transporter isoform X2, with the protein MRAGNHVNLNGGTGGCYTNPEYNGSNTNLNQEISGGLHVIENNDRRKSSTTSERLRAMVPWATQKAKSGLTKKMLYRRLPILTWLPKYNGQDAVGDLVAGITVGLTVIPQSLAYSNIAGLPPQYGLYGSFLGCMIYIIFGSCKDIPMGPTAIISLLTYQSIQGSVENAVLLCFLSGIVMVLMGVLGLGFIIDFVSGPVSSGFTSAVALIIITSQVKDILGITAKGSTFVQMWISISQDIHNTSMWDMLVGCTCIVILLILRLVANIQIQDTDDEGFPIGVIKTRTKIINKSLWLFGTSRNAILVIFCGFLGYFYTMAGDAPFKIIGYIPPGLPEFKVPIFSYETEGGTLMTLYDMCAQLGSGIIVIPLVALLEDISVCKAFANGKTIDATQELIAVGLSNLGNSFVQAFPGSGSLSRSAVINSSGVRTPLSGLYTGLLVIGALMFFTPYFSYIPKAALAAVIIAAVIFMVEVKVVKPMWRTKKSDLIPGLATFISCLIFPLEMGILVGVGVNIIFILYHAARPKITIENLVSRGGVEYLMLTPDRCLIFPSVDYVRHLVNKHSIKQACPVVIDCSHIYGADYTAAKVIELITQDFAVRDQPLFFYNLKPSVSSVFEGLSPSDFIVYYSEDELDELLKNKFFKAKDIFKV; encoded by the exons ATGAGGGCTGGCAATCATGTCAATTTAAATGGTGGAACGGGAGGATGTTATACAAATCCTGAATACAATGGTTCCAATACGAATTTAAATCAAGAAATCAGTGGCGGTTTACATG taattgaaaataatgatcGTCGAAAAAGTAGCACGACAAGTGAACGATTACGTGCAATGGTACCATGGGCGACACAAAAAGCGAAAAGTGGTTTAACGAAGAAAATGTTATATAGACGTTTACCGATTTTAACATGGTTACCAAAATATAATGGACAAGATGCTGTGGGTGATTTAGTAGCGGGTATTACTGTTGGTTTAACTGTTATACCACAATCGTTGGCATATTCAAATATTGCGGGTTTACCACCACAG tatgGATTATATGGTTCGTTTCTTGGATGtatgatttatataatttttggaagTTGTAAAGATATTCCTATGGGACCAACGGCTATTATTTCTTTGTTAACGTATCAATCAATTCAAGGGTCAGTGGAAAATGCGGTATTATTATGTTTTCTAAGTGGGATCGTGATGGTTCTGATGGGTGTACTAGGCttag gttttataattgattttgtcTCTGGTCCTGTCTCTTCTGGATTTACATCTGCTGTagctttaattataattacatcgCAAGTAAAAGATATACTTGGAATTACAGCCAAAGGTAGTACATTTGTTCAAATGTGGATCTCCATTTCTCAAGACATCCATAACACATCTATGTGGGATATGCTTGTTGGATGCACATGTAttgtgattttattaattttaagg ctgGTTGCTAATATCCAAATTCAAGATACTGACGATGAAGGTTTCCCAATTGGTGTAATTAAGAcacgaacaaaaattattaacaagtcATTATGGTTATTTGGAACATCACGTAACGCTATTTTGGTTATATTTTGTGGATTTTTgggatatttttatacaatggcAGGCGATGcaccatttaaaataattg gctATATTCCACCTGGTTTACCAGAATTCAAAGTGCCAATATTTAGCTACGAAACAGAGGGTGGTACTTTAATGACCTTATACGATATGTGTGCTCAACTAGGATCTGGCATTATCGTAATTCCCTTGGTGGCTTTATTAGAAGATATTTCCGTTTGTAAAGCTTTTG CTAATGGTAAAACAATTGATGCAACCCAGGAATTAATTGCTGTTGGATTATCCAATCTTGGTAATTCATTTGTACAAGCATTCCCTGGTTCTGGATCATTATCACGTAGTGCAGTTATTAATTCCAGTGGTGTAAGAACACCATTAAGTGGACTTTATACAG GTTTATTGGTAATTGGTGCTTTAATGTTTTTCACACCATATTTTTCCTACATTCCAAAAGCTGCATTAGCTGCAGTTATTATAGCTGCCGTTATTTTCATGGTTGAAGTAAAAGTTGTAAAACCAATGTGGCGAACAAAAA AAAGTGATTTAATACCAGGATTAGCTACATTTATATCATGTTTAATATTCCCATTGGAAATGGGAATTTTGGTGGGAGTtggtgtaaatattatattcattttgtatCATGCAGCAAGACCAAAGATTACTATCGAAAATTTAGTG agtCGAGGGGGAGTcgaatatttaatgctaacacCAGATCGTTGTTTAATATTCCCATCCGTGGATTATGTACGTCACTTAGTCAACAAACATTCCATTAAACAAGCTTGTCCTGTTGTAATCGATTGTTCTCATATTTATGGTGCTGATTATACAGCAGCTAAAGTCATTGAGTTAATTACACAAGATTTTGCTGTACGTGATCAACCATTATTCTTCTATAACTTAAAACCAAGTGTAAGTTCTGTATTTGAAGGACTATCGCCAAGTGactttattgtatattattccGAGGATGAATTAgatgaattattgaaaaataaatttttcaaagcgaaagacatttttaaagtttag
- the LOC123294610 gene encoding sodium-independent sulfate anion transporter isoform X1, which yields MRAGNHVNLNGGTGGCYTNPEYNGSNTNLNQEISGGLHGSNDFILIENNDRRKSSTTSERLRAMVPWATQKAKSGLTKKMLYRRLPILTWLPKYNGQDAVGDLVAGITVGLTVIPQSLAYSNIAGLPPQYGLYGSFLGCMIYIIFGSCKDIPMGPTAIISLLTYQSIQGSVENAVLLCFLSGIVMVLMGVLGLGFIIDFVSGPVSSGFTSAVALIIITSQVKDILGITAKGSTFVQMWISISQDIHNTSMWDMLVGCTCIVILLILRLVANIQIQDTDDEGFPIGVIKTRTKIINKSLWLFGTSRNAILVIFCGFLGYFYTMAGDAPFKIIGYIPPGLPEFKVPIFSYETEGGTLMTLYDMCAQLGSGIIVIPLVALLEDISVCKAFANGKTIDATQELIAVGLSNLGNSFVQAFPGSGSLSRSAVINSSGVRTPLSGLYTGLLVIGALMFFTPYFSYIPKAALAAVIIAAVIFMVEVKVVKPMWRTKKSDLIPGLATFISCLIFPLEMGILVGVGVNIIFILYHAARPKITIENLVSRGGVEYLMLTPDRCLIFPSVDYVRHLVNKHSIKQACPVVIDCSHIYGADYTAAKVIELITQDFAVRDQPLFFYNLKPSVSSVFEGLSPSDFIVYYSEDELDELLKNKFFKAKDIFKV from the exons ATGAGGGCTGGCAATCATGTCAATTTAAATGGTGGAACGGGAGGATGTTATACAAATCCTGAATACAATGGTTCCAATACGAATTTAAATCAAGAAATCAGTGGCGGTTTACATGGTagtaatgattttattt taattgaaaataatgatcGTCGAAAAAGTAGCACGACAAGTGAACGATTACGTGCAATGGTACCATGGGCGACACAAAAAGCGAAAAGTGGTTTAACGAAGAAAATGTTATATAGACGTTTACCGATTTTAACATGGTTACCAAAATATAATGGACAAGATGCTGTGGGTGATTTAGTAGCGGGTATTACTGTTGGTTTAACTGTTATACCACAATCGTTGGCATATTCAAATATTGCGGGTTTACCACCACAG tatgGATTATATGGTTCGTTTCTTGGATGtatgatttatataatttttggaagTTGTAAAGATATTCCTATGGGACCAACGGCTATTATTTCTTTGTTAACGTATCAATCAATTCAAGGGTCAGTGGAAAATGCGGTATTATTATGTTTTCTAAGTGGGATCGTGATGGTTCTGATGGGTGTACTAGGCttag gttttataattgattttgtcTCTGGTCCTGTCTCTTCTGGATTTACATCTGCTGTagctttaattataattacatcgCAAGTAAAAGATATACTTGGAATTACAGCCAAAGGTAGTACATTTGTTCAAATGTGGATCTCCATTTCTCAAGACATCCATAACACATCTATGTGGGATATGCTTGTTGGATGCACATGTAttgtgattttattaattttaagg ctgGTTGCTAATATCCAAATTCAAGATACTGACGATGAAGGTTTCCCAATTGGTGTAATTAAGAcacgaacaaaaattattaacaagtcATTATGGTTATTTGGAACATCACGTAACGCTATTTTGGTTATATTTTGTGGATTTTTgggatatttttatacaatggcAGGCGATGcaccatttaaaataattg gctATATTCCACCTGGTTTACCAGAATTCAAAGTGCCAATATTTAGCTACGAAACAGAGGGTGGTACTTTAATGACCTTATACGATATGTGTGCTCAACTAGGATCTGGCATTATCGTAATTCCCTTGGTGGCTTTATTAGAAGATATTTCCGTTTGTAAAGCTTTTG CTAATGGTAAAACAATTGATGCAACCCAGGAATTAATTGCTGTTGGATTATCCAATCTTGGTAATTCATTTGTACAAGCATTCCCTGGTTCTGGATCATTATCACGTAGTGCAGTTATTAATTCCAGTGGTGTAAGAACACCATTAAGTGGACTTTATACAG GTTTATTGGTAATTGGTGCTTTAATGTTTTTCACACCATATTTTTCCTACATTCCAAAAGCTGCATTAGCTGCAGTTATTATAGCTGCCGTTATTTTCATGGTTGAAGTAAAAGTTGTAAAACCAATGTGGCGAACAAAAA AAAGTGATTTAATACCAGGATTAGCTACATTTATATCATGTTTAATATTCCCATTGGAAATGGGAATTTTGGTGGGAGTtggtgtaaatattatattcattttgtatCATGCAGCAAGACCAAAGATTACTATCGAAAATTTAGTG agtCGAGGGGGAGTcgaatatttaatgctaacacCAGATCGTTGTTTAATATTCCCATCCGTGGATTATGTACGTCACTTAGTCAACAAACATTCCATTAAACAAGCTTGTCCTGTTGTAATCGATTGTTCTCATATTTATGGTGCTGATTATACAGCAGCTAAAGTCATTGAGTTAATTACACAAGATTTTGCTGTACGTGATCAACCATTATTCTTCTATAACTTAAAACCAAGTGTAAGTTCTGTATTTGAAGGACTATCGCCAAGTGactttattgtatattattccGAGGATGAATTAgatgaattattgaaaaataaatttttcaaagcgaaagacatttttaaagtttag